The window aaccacaacaccacACCAAACCCCCAGACCAGgatttggagggaaaaaaaaaggaccctCACAGGGGTTCACATCAGCTTCACAAGGATGAATGCGAGCACCAGAACCAGGACAATGAGCAGGAAATTGAGAAGTAAGTTGAGACCTCTGTTGTGAGCAAGATCCATCATGTGCATCTGTCCGCCCTCGTGTGCTTGGAACAGACCCTTGGTGGCAGCTTTGGGCTGCTTGCTGTGTTCGAAGCAGTGCAGATTCACATGAACTCCATTGTGTCCTCAGCTGTTTACCTGTTCTTAGTTTCCGCCACTTaagaaaaaattgtttgtttacaaaaaacagatttttcccttccaaaaaGGAATCTGAGTGTTCCCAAAGGCCttcttgtttttccaaataccttaaaaaataataaatatttaaagttaaTGACAGCTTCCATTTTActgctgtgcttctgaaaaACTGATTAATGGGGAAAGGACGTGAATTTTATACATTTTGgttctttatttactttttccatGTGCATGGAACTTTTCAGGACCCACTGGGAATAGTCATTCTGTTGGAAATCGGGGTTTATTTAAGACTCCAGCAAAAGATTGTTGAAAAACAACTTATCCAAGATCTTTGTAAGTGCTAAATACAGAAATTTTATCTTCTGGGAAAAACGTACCTCTGTTTAGAGGAGCATTTCCTACACTTCTAGGCTTTGGCATCGTGCCGCATGGTAGGTACTGTTTTGGCAACAGCGAGCTGCGTAGGGTTATTTGCAGCTTTACAAATTCCTTATTAAGAATCTAGATTGAGCTGGCACAGGATGGTGCATCCTCGGTGCTTCTACTAGCACGTACGAAATAGCTCATTTAAGATGAAATTAATAACTTAGCAATTCCTGTTTATGTACAGAAATGTGTATATAAAAATGGAGGAAACAAATAGGACCAGTGAGCCCTAACGCTGAAATGTTGCCAGAgcttccttttaatattcagcTGGATTCTGAGGGGAGATCACAAGAGGGCAGTGTTTTATAGTTCTGGATTTTATACAACAATGGGACTTTTGGCATTCTTAtcttcaaaaccaaaaagccCTAGGCTGATAAAGCAATCATCTTTTTCTAAACTGATTGTCAGATATTCCAATAAATCTGGGACCTGTTTTAATGACTTTAATTACCAGGGTTCCAACTAAGGCGAGCGTCAGTTTTTAAAGGAGTCCTTAGAAACATATTCTGGTTTTAATCCTCTCGGCAAGCAAGAGGTTTTTGCTTATCTCCTTCTGTAAGCAAAACGCAGaatttcttcagattttaacATCTAGGTCAAGCATAGAAGGACCACGTTTGGTGTTAATTAAAAGATCCCTATGGATCTTGTAGGACATCACAAATATTTTAGAATTGTATTCTGACAGATGCTATTAATAGCCATACAAAGGTGGGTGTCTGGCTATGATCTACAGTACACTAGTTTGCTTCCAGATACGAATGAGGATACTCTCAAAATGAATGTCTGTGTTACTCTATGCTCACATTTTGGCACAGCAGTGTAGGTAAAGTACCAGCTTCCTGCTGCCCTTTAAAATGCCTTACCAGCTATCCAGAACAAAACTTGAAactctgaaatggaaaaatggaaaaacggAAAAACAGGTGGATTTATCGACATCTGCTGAAGACCTGGCTGAGAAGGTGCATCTTTAAGtccaatgtattttttttgtccctgATCCAAACCTTTCCCAGTATAAAGCTGCCACAGATGTTTGCCATTTAAATCACTGAACcattttttgattttatttttatttcttattttttgagaAGAGTGTTACAACATCGCCTGTTCAGCTTTCTTTATTCACTATCAGTGTGTAAGACAAAGGAGCAAAAATACATAACATTGGGTGGAGCagaacagagaaatgaaaacttaaTCCAAGCCACCTGCTGAATCTGGAATTTTTATTATGGCTTATAAAAGTATTGAACTTATTGCTTAAACTTCCATAAAATTCACTAGTACTATATGTACTAGTCGGTGAGTGAAAATTAAGTGTGTGTAAGCGATTTAGACATAGCAAAATACACAAGATTTCTGTTGAAAACTAAAGCAGAATAGACAGAGGTATAAAGAATCAGAAAGCTTTGTGATAACTAGTTCTTTTTcacatcattttaatttataagTAGATAATAGGATGGATACTTATAAACTGAATTGTATTTGGATATCTTATTTTAtgcattaatatattttcaaacagtcattttaataaataaaaatacagtagatGCTAGTTGCAAAGCTCTTACAAGCATACAAAGAAGAATACTATGTACAGAAGGGTTTATCTCTGGGTTTGGCTGACGTTTGGTGATGCAGAGCGTGGTAGCAGTTTTTCGTATCAATAGAACCCAAGACACAAACGAACCTCATGGTACGTGCTGAAAAATAACTGCAGGACTTCCAGCCTATTCATATCCTGGTTTTGTTATTggctatttattatttttaaataaataatggattTTCAGGTACATAAGAGAGACGTGGGTATTCTATTTTTTATGGAGTGTGGTGCTTGCCTTATTCTTAGCAATGCTTTGCTTTGACTTCTGTATATGACCGGCTTGTGGAACCTCTAATTccaaaatattcttaaaatgtATGCATTGGTATTTTACTCTTAGCACCTTTCCTCTTCAGGGAGTTTTCAGTACTATAAAACTGTTAGATTATTTCCAGTACAAGTTTCTTGAAACACTTCCAAAGCAATCTAAAACTACAAACCCTGCCCATCACAAAAATATAGTATTAAAAGGAGAACAAAGTAACTttattatgatgattattattttcccctctGAAGCAGTACAATATTTGTGAACTTTCTTAAGAAGTAGAAATAGGGAAAGTACGCGTACCAAAATCTCATGCATTTGTGGGAGCGGTCAGAAGGCGTGAAACAGAAAGTGAAATTTTTATTGACAGCTGTAGTCAGTAATACTGATAGACTAACTCGAAATGGGGTGCCTGTGTTGCTGATTTCATCAGTGCTTGCCTTAATTCTCATACAGTAACTAATTAACTAACTCTAGTGATTAACCTTGTTCCAGTGATCTGCTCTCAGCACATCTACTTGCTAGTTGGGCTGTGCATCACCACTGGGCTTTCATTACAtccaatacagattttttttcaaagatttcttttcttcctgctcagCTGTTCATTGTCAACCTCTATGTAGGCAATGTTAAGTCTTAAAGGCAGAATACGAGATTAAgataaacttgatttttttttttgcatttatcaATGAGATTGCTTGCATGGGGCAGTATAGAAAGATTCCTGTTGAAAATAGATGTCTGTCTGACCTCTGCAGTTCTTGAGCTTTCTTTAAATTTGAAAACTAAAGTTTCTAGAAATTTAGCTTAACACCAGCAACGTGGGAGTATTGGAAGTGTGCTCAGGCTTATTACCAATAACTGCTGGAGCAGAAATTTCATCTTTTATGTGTTCAGACTGTGGTTTACATACTGAAGAGATTTTTCTGCAATGCTTTCCTTCCGGTGCATAATGGTATGTATCATTTATCGTaggaaaatgcttgttttttctCTAAGGGGTGTTTGCAGTTGAGGATGGTGATGTTACTTGGCTTTTTATGGTATACCCCAGTCACAGTAGTAAGGGTAACCTAAACCTTTTGCTTTACTGCATCAAATATAAGCCACCTAGAATGACATTGGCTAATCTCAAGGTTTTTTGTAGTTTTAAACTAAGGCAATTACTGTGTACATTGCATCAGGCCATAATAAACTTTCCTGAAGCCAAGTATTAAGAAGTTGGAGAactatttttgatttttcagttgtgccaATTGTTATGTcacttacagaaaatgaaatcgTTGATACCAGTATGGTAGTGTCAATTGTCCTGTAAAAACATAGTGAAAGATCCTTCCAGATGTTTTTTAAACCTGGAAGTTTCTATCTAGTGAAAGTGCGTCAGTGAAAAATGTTGTGAATggagttgcctttttttcagaTCCAcattgtgtgtgtatatacatatatataagatCCCATAAATAGGGAGAAAAGCATTTGAAGTAATTTAATCTGGGCTAGaaggtatttttctctttctctcattcTCCTAAAAATGCTAGAACAATTTGAACGCCTTCAGTCGGTAACACGGAGGTGCAGTGTCTTGGAGTAAGCAGAGCAGAAACTCTCCCGGTCTGTGCTGTGGATCTGTgtgtctgcagctctgctgtggctgcatttgggataGGCCCAGTGGCTTACGGGCTTTCAGAGAAACTAAAAGACACCCAGCCCTGAAGACATGCAGTTGCTGTTTGCGTGTACTGGCTAAACCACCGAGAGCTGGCTAAAGCCTGGAGAAACTTACCAGCTCCCCGGAGAGGCAGTGCTTTACACCAGTCACAAAAGACAGCTCTGGCCCGAGACAGGTAAATTAGGTCATGCACAGCTGTGTAACACAGGCTCGAGACACCGTTCTGCACAGAAGTGTGTGTTTAATACATGTAGCAGGTGGGAAGAGAAGAGTGCTGCGGCTGGCATACAGCTTTAGTCCAAGTGCTAGCCCCGCTCCCAAGAGGATCCTTGCATTGGGGTTGGAGGTGGAGGTCTCTTCCCTTTGGGTGGCTTTCCTAGCGGGCAGTGCAGAGAAGTGCTGGAGCTTCAGAGGAGCATCACAATGATGCAGATCAGCAAGAGGCAAATTAAAATCAGGCAGAAATTCACAAAGAGCTCCTGGAGCCTTTGGCGTGCTTGTGGGTTGACCTCAATAGTTGAGGCTCTCCTCAGAGCAGAGCGGGTTATGTATTGGACCTTCTCCATGGCAACAAGAAAGCAGAGGGCACAAATCAGAGGTTTTAGGAgtgcaggaaagaagaggagtTGTCAGGAACAGTGCAAAGTGCCTATtatcttctctttttgttttagaCAGCCTTTGTGGAGCTGGGAAAGCAGGAAAGTGAAGAGTTAGAAACGCAGAAGTAAAGTGCTTTGATAAGTGCAAACGGAGATTGTTTTAAAGCCCTCAGAAGCCCGAAATAAATAGGTTGCCTTCacagtggttttattttaaattgggaTTTTGACAATTCTGTTTTGCAGGTTTGGGTTTGTGCTGTACTGTGCTTCTCCTCCCAGAGGCTACTGAGCACCTGCTTTTTGGCAGGGGCGATGGATTGTAAAGCAGAAACCATGGAAATGTGGGACTTGGGATCTAAAGCCACCACCTGGGTAACCTTCCCATCCCTCACAGGCTGTGAAAAGGCCAGGGCTGgcctccccccctctccccacatTGGGACTGGTTGAGGCACACCTGACAGCCTGCTGGCGTGGCGGGAGGCCCAGGCCTCGCGGCCTGTGCAGGCCATCTGGCTTCCCAGCCCCATAGTTTGGAAGGGAGGGAAATAAATCTTGTCAGTGCCTTGCCATTCCAAGTAAAAATACTTTACGGTGTGTAACCAAAAGCTACGCATCAATGAGGCAAGGAATTTTAGTATATTTCTCGTCAGACAAAGCAGAATGAggactgaaatgtttttctccacACGTGGCACCAAGCGTTACAAAGTTC is drawn from Anas platyrhynchos isolate ZD024472 breed Pekin duck chromosome 3, IASCAAS_PekinDuck_T2T, whole genome shotgun sequence and contains these coding sequences:
- the PLN gene encoding phospholamban → MEKVQYITRSALRRASTIEVNPQARQRLQELFVNFCLILICLLLICIIVMLL